The genomic interval TAAACGGTTACACATTATTTTTGGATTTAATTCGGGAACTTCAACTTCAACTACTGAAATTTGTGGGTTTGTAAGTCCAAATTTTACTTCAAGTTTTGAGGTAAGGTCTCTAATCCCACTCCCCTTTCTTCCAATAACCAGTCCAGGTCTTGTTACGTATAAAGTAAGTCGAGTACCCAATGGTGATTTTTGTATATCTGCTCCGCCAAACCCTGCATCCTTTAGTTCTGCTCTGAGAAATTCATCGAGTTCGCTATTGCGATAGTTATTTTTTAGAACGTTTTTAATAGCATTCATTTTAACTCGTCCTTCCTTCCATGGCAACAATTTCTACATGAACCAATGTATCATATTTTGGACTAGCCCGACCCATTGCTCTGGGGGTAAATCTTTTTAATTTTGTACCTTGATGAACTACTACAGAAATTATCTTTAGTCTATCTAGATCCATTCCTTTGTATTCTGCATTAGACTCAAGATTGTCAAGAAGTTTGAGAAATTCTTTGGTGGATTTATGTGGATAGCGACCAGAGCAAAAACCGTCACGTATATTTGATCTATGAGCTACCTCATTATGATATCGACGGTAAGGTACTGCTATTTTTTTTATTAGTACATCCTCCAAGAATTCTCTTGCTTTCTCAATTGATTTATTGTTTATAGCAAGTGCAATCTCCCTAGAGTGTTTATGAGATATTGATTTGTCTCGAATAGCAGCTCTGACATGTCTTGACTTCTCATATTTTTGAAAAGAGTATGAATAATCTGGCATGATTATCACTTTAGCGGGACGTAGAGGCTAGATCTTGATGATCCTACACCAGGTGCTCCGTGTTGCACTCTTTTATTTGTGATTGCATACTCGCCAAGGTAATGTCCTACCATTTCAGGTCGTACTGTGTAAGAAACAAATTCCTTTCCATTATGCACCAGCACCGTCAGTCCTATCATATCAGGAAGTATTATCATGTCCCTAAGATGTGTTTTTAACTGACCCTTTAATTTACCATCCCTAGCCAATTTTAAGTCTTCTCTAAATTTCCGTTTTTCATCATTCATATAAGTCGACAATCTCTTATCGAGTGATCGCCTCTGTCTGGAATTCAGAAGAGGCATCAAAGTCTCAATTGATAATTTTTGGATTTGATCACCAGAATATCCTTTAAACTTAAATTCTCGTACCATTTCAGATTACTCCTAAAATACAAACTTTTATTTCTTGAATCAAAGAATTATTCATTTCCTATACCAATCCTAAGTTCGTTGCAAGCTGTCTTGCCCCGTCCACATTCCTAAATTTCATAATGGCTTTTTTACCACGAATCGTATTAAAAGTATTTACCTCACTAATATCCGCTTCATAAATAATTTTCATTGATTTTACAATTTGTCCTTTAGTTGCCTTATTATGAACTATGAAACTAAGTTTATTTTCTTTTTCTATTATATTAAATGTCTTTTCCGTTACATATGGTTCCAGTATTATTTTACTAGCTAAATCAGCATCAATAT from Candidatus Nitrosocosmicus hydrocola carries:
- a CDS encoding 50S ribosomal protein L22, which produces MPDYSYSFQKYEKSRHVRAAIRDKSISHKHSREIALAINNKSIEKAREFLEDVLIKKIAVPYRRYHNEVAHRSNIRDGFCSGRYPHKSTKEFLKLLDNLESNAEYKGMDLDRLKIISVVVHQGTKLKRFTPRAMGRASPKYDTLVHVEIVAMEGRTS
- a CDS encoding 30S ribosomal protein S19 → MVREFKFKGYSGDQIQKLSIETLMPLLNSRQRRSLDKRLSTYMNDEKRKFREDLKLARDGKLKGQLKTHLRDMIILPDMIGLTVLVHNGKEFVSYTVRPEMVGHYLGEYAITNKRVQHGAPGVGSSRSSLYVPLK
- a CDS encoding 50S ribosomal protein L23, translating into MNNLLNSKSLDIDADLASKIILEPYVTEKTFNIIEKENKLSFIVHNKATKGQIVKSMKIIYEADISEVNTFNTIRGKKAIMKFRNVDGARQLATNLGLV